The genome window ATCTGGGGATCGTGGGGCTACCACATCGCCGACCACGAGACAGGTCATACCTTCGGGCTCCCCGACCTGTACTCCTTCACCGGAGACACGCACCAGTTCGTCGGGGGCTGGGACATCATGGGCGATATCGGCGGGCCGGGGAACCAGTATTTCGGCTGGCAGTCCTGGAAGCTCGGTTGGACCAGTGACAGCGAGGTCTCCTGCATGACCGCGCCGGGCACATCGCTGCGCACCCCTTTGAACCCGGTCGAATACGCGCCGGTCGGTGGCAGATGGCGGATCGTGGTACTCAAGACCGGTTCGACCTCCGCCTATGTCGTGGAGTCGCGAAGGTCTGCCTTGAATGATCCCAGCCTCTGCTCCACGGGTGTGCTCATCTACAAGGTCGACTGGTCCGTCGCCACCGGTACCGGGCCGATCCGGGTGGTGGCCAACCCCGGCGCCGCGGCGCCCCCCGCGGGCTGTGCCGCGCTGGATATGGACACCTGGCAGCCCGGCCAGACCTTCACCGATTCCAGCACCAACGTCACCATCTCGGTGGTGAGCGGCCTGTCCGACTCCAACGGCGACACCGTGGACACCTCCATGTGACCACTGTCAGCAGGAGCAGCGTCCGAGGGCCGCATCGCTTCTCACGCCGACGGGCGCAGCCGGATTCTCCGCGATGACCGCGTCAGCGACACTGAGCGCGGTCATCGCGGAGATGTCGCAGACCGCTCCGATGTGGAACAGCGAGCGGGTCTCGGTGATGACGTCGTTGTCGCCGGCGCGCAGCACCACCCGCAGGTCGGGGGAGATGGCCAAGGCGGCGATGGCGACCTCGACGTTGTCGAGTTCCTCGGCGCCCATCGCGGCCAGGGCGCGGGCTTTGGGCAGCCGCAGCCGGTCGAGCACCGAGCGGTCTTCGGCGTGGGCGATCAGTACCGGTATTCTCGCGGCCTTGGCCAGGCGGAGGTTCGCCGCCTGGGGGTCGCGTTCGACGGCGACGACCGGAACACCCAGCCGGCGCAGCGCCAGGCACAGACGGAGTCCGACCTGGCCCAGGCCGACGACGACCACATGGCCCGACCGGGGTACCGTGCGGGATCCGATGATGCCGGCGCTGCGCACCGACAAGGACCGCTCGACGATCCCCGCCGTGAACAACGCGGCGAACGTGATCGTCAGCATCATCCCGGCGCTGGACACCACGAGATACCAGCCCGGTGCCCGTCCGGTCTCGACCATGCCGACCGTGGAGACCAGCCGGGCCGCGGTGTACAGGGCCTCGGGCCCGTCCTGGTGCAGCACGCGGGCGGCCATCAGCCATTCGGCGGTCAGCGCCGCCAGCAGTCCGACCAAGCCGACGAGCAGCATCTGGCTGGCGTTGTCGTGCGAGCGGACCTGGCCGGCCAGAGCCCGCGCGACGCGACGGATCCGGGAGGGGCGGTGCTGCCATACAAGGGCGTTGGCATCGCCCTCCGGCGTTTCCACCACGGCCGGCGGAACCGGCTCGGAGGTCTCGACGGCCGGCGGCCGGTCGTTCAGGCAGGCGGCGGTGATGACCGGGACGGCGATGTCGGCCGGCGACGTGACCCGGCAATTGGGGATGGCCCTGACCAGTTGGTCGGCCACGGTGCGGTCGAAGACCGTGACGACCAACCGGATCGAGGGCCGCAGGTGCTCGACCAGCAGGGCGTAGCGCAGTGCCACGACATCGCCGCGCACCACGATCGCCACCGCCCCGACGTCCGGGCCCAGCGCCGTGCGCAGGCCCGCCTCGGTCGGCTCGGGGAGGTGAACCACCGCGTGGCCGCTGCGGGTCAGGGCGTCACAGGCCCGCCGCGCCGTGTCCAGCCCGCCGATGACCAGCACCTTTGATCCGTCCATGACGGGACGGTAGCGGCTACCACCCCCTTCACGGACAGGCCGTTCCAAGGGGTGGTCAGGCATCTCACGCGACTCCACCCAGGTAGGCCTCGACGACCCGGGTGTCGACGGACAGCTCGGTCGCTGTGCCTTCCAACACCTTCTCCCCGTTCTCGATCACGCATCCCCGGTGTGCGATCTTCAGTGCGGCCGTGGCGTTCTGTTCGACGAGCAGAACCGCCGTCCCGCCGCGGTTGATGTCCCTGATCACCTCCATCACGGCGGCGACCATGATCGGGGCCAGGCCCATGGAAGGTTCGTCCAGCAGGAGAAGACCGGGGCGGCCGACAAGGGCCCGGCCTATCGCGAGCATCTGCTGCTCGCCGCCGGAGAGCGTCCCGCCTTGCTGGGCTCGCCGTTCGGCCAACCGCGGCAGCAGTTCGTAGACCTCATCAACCCGGCGCGCGAGTTCGGCACCGTCACGGACCAGATACCCGCCGACGAGCAGGTTCTCGTGCACCGTCAAGGTGCTGAAGACGCGCCGTCCCTCGGGGACGTGCACCACCCCACGGGCGACGATCTTCGGCGGGGCCATCCCCGTGATCTCCCGGCTTCCGTGAACGATCCGGCCCGCGGCGGGTTTCACCAGCCCGGACACCGCTGACAGCGTCGTGGTCTTGCCGGCGCCGTTGTTGCCCAGCAGGGCGACGATCTCCCCTTCGCCCACCGTGAGGTCGAGTCCGCGCAGCGCCTGTACTGCTCCGTACTTGACGTCGAGTCCGCGGATCTCAAGCATCGTGGGTCCCCTCTCCGGCGAGTTCGGCACGAGCGGCGTGGATCTCGTCGTCGCCGGCGTCCCTGCCGAGGTAGGCCTCGATGACGGCGGGGTCGCGCCGGACGTCCGCCGGAGTGCCGTCCGCGATCTCCCTGCCGAAGTTCAGCACGATCACCCGCTCGGACACCTCCATGACCAGGCCCATGTCGTGTTCGATGAGCGCGATGGCCACGCCCAGTTCCTGGATCCGGCGGATCAGGGTGAGCAGTTCGGCCTTCTCGCCGCGGTTGAGCCCCGCGGCCGGTTCGTCCAACAGCAGCAGTTTCGGCCGTCTGGCCAGGGCGCGGGCGATCTCGACCCGGCGCTGTTCGCCGTACGGCAGGTGGCGCGCCAGACCTGCGCGGTTCCCGCGGAGCCCGACGAAGTCCAGCCACTTGTGGGCCTCGTCGCTGCTCTCCCGCTCGCTGCGCCGGTAGCGGGGGGTGTGCAGCAGGGCGTCCAGGGCGCTCTGTTTCAGCCACAGGTGGGTTCCGGCCCGCACGTTGTCCAGTACCGACAACTCGCCGAACAGCCGCAGGTTCTGGAAGGTGCGAGCCAGGCCGCGGGCGGCGATCGCCGACGGGCGCAGGCCCGCCACCTGCTCACCCGCCAGCCTGACGGACCCGGCGGTCGGCCGGTAGAACCCGCTGGCGCAGTTGAAGGCCGAGGTCTTGCCCGCACCGTTGGGGCCGATGACCGACACGATCTCGCTCTCGCCGACCGAGAAGCTGAGGCCGTCGACCGCTCGGATGCCGCCGAAGGCCAGCCGCAGATCGCTGATTTCGAGAATCACGTCTCCTCCTTCACCGGCACGTCGCCGGCAGCGGCGCCACCGAGCACCACCTGGTCGTCGGGTTCGCGCGAGCGATGCGGCCACAGGCCCTGCGGGCGGAGCAGCATCATGACGATGAGCAGGACACCGAAGACGAAGAAGCGGTAGTCGGCCAGGCCCCGCAACAGCTCGGGCAGCAGGCTGATGACGACAGCACCGACCACGACGCCGCGGGTGGAGCCCATACCGCCCAGCACGACCGCCATCAGGACGAGGGCGGACTGCAGGAAGGTGAAGCTGGCCGGGGAGATCGCCGAGAGCTGGGCGGCGAACAGCACGCCCGACAGCCCGCCCCAGACCGCACCGGCGACGTAGG of Catenulispora sp. MAP5-51 contains these proteins:
- a CDS encoding NAD-binding protein; translation: MDGSKVLVIGGLDTARRACDALTRSGHAVVHLPEPTEAGLRTALGPDVGAVAIVVRGDVVALRYALLVEHLRPSIRLVVTVFDRTVADQLVRAIPNCRVTSPADIAVPVITAACLNDRPPAVETSEPVPPAVVETPEGDANALVWQHRPSRIRRVARALAGQVRSHDNASQMLLVGLVGLLAALTAEWLMAARVLHQDGPEALYTAARLVSTVGMVETGRAPGWYLVVSSAGMMLTITFAALFTAGIVERSLSVRSAGIIGSRTVPRSGHVVVVGLGQVGLRLCLALRRLGVPVVAVERDPQAANLRLAKAARIPVLIAHAEDRSVLDRLRLPKARALAAMGAEELDNVEVAIAALAISPDLRVVLRAGDNDVITETRSLFHIGAVCDISAMTALSVADAVIAENPAAPVGVRSDAALGRCSC
- a CDS encoding ABC transporter ATP-binding protein gives rise to the protein MLEIRGLDVKYGAVQALRGLDLTVGEGEIVALLGNNGAGKTTTLSAVSGLVKPAAGRIVHGSREITGMAPPKIVARGVVHVPEGRRVFSTLTVHENLLVGGYLVRDGAELARRVDEVYELLPRLAERRAQQGGTLSGGEQQMLAIGRALVGRPGLLLLDEPSMGLAPIMVAAVMEVIRDINRGGTAVLLVEQNATAALKIAHRGCVIENGEKVLEGTATELSVDTRVVEAYLGGVA
- a CDS encoding ABC transporter ATP-binding protein, with the translated sequence MILEISDLRLAFGGIRAVDGLSFSVGESEIVSVIGPNGAGKTSAFNCASGFYRPTAGSVRLAGEQVAGLRPSAIAARGLARTFQNLRLFGELSVLDNVRAGTHLWLKQSALDALLHTPRYRRSERESSDEAHKWLDFVGLRGNRAGLARHLPYGEQRRVEIARALARRPKLLLLDEPAAGLNRGEKAELLTLIRRIQELGVAIALIEHDMGLVMEVSERVIVLNFGREIADGTPADVRRDPAVIEAYLGRDAGDDEIHAARAELAGEGTHDA